The following are from one region of the Microcoleus sp. FACHB-831 genome:
- a CDS encoding DUF3082 domain-containing protein, with product MTDPTPTQNPAAQPTETPTTPLRCLTGALIAGGMAYCLYLLTVSISQTFAAKPISSDNVTAINIAIAVRTLVVGMSALGTCIFGLVTLGLLALAIQITFQRLTNRTPPTQ from the coding sequence ATGACTGATCCTACTCCTACACAAAATCCAGCTGCCCAACCAACCGAAACACCAACGACTCCTCTACGCTGTTTGACTGGGGCGTTGATTGCAGGAGGAATGGCATATTGCCTCTACTTGCTCACCGTCTCGATTTCTCAAACTTTTGCCGCTAAGCCTATTTCATCGGATAACGTTACTGCGATTAATATCGCGATCGCTGTTCGTACTCTCGTTGTTGGTATGAGCGCACTGGGAACATGTATCTTTGGTTTAGTAACTCTTGGTCTTCTTGCCTTAGCTATTCAAATTACGTTTCAACGTCTGACAAACCGCACACCACCAACTCAATAG
- the hemJ gene encoding protoporphyrinogen oxidase HemJ, which produces MAYFWYKAFHIVGFVVWFAGLFYLVRLFIYHVEAGEQPEPAQTILKNQYQIMEKRLYKIITTPGMIVTVAMAIGIVTTEPEVLKQTWLHIKLGLVVVLIGYHHYCGRLLKQLAEDRCTWSSQQLRALNEAPTLLLVVIVLLAVFKNSLPLDITTWAVVGLIITMAATIQLYAKKRKRDQEKLQNEVPQQEAQQTI; this is translated from the coding sequence ATGGCTTATTTCTGGTATAAGGCTTTTCACATTGTCGGCTTTGTGGTCTGGTTTGCAGGCTTGTTTTACCTGGTACGTCTCTTTATCTATCACGTAGAGGCGGGTGAGCAGCCAGAACCTGCCCAAACGATTCTGAAGAATCAGTATCAGATTATGGAAAAACGCCTTTACAAAATCATCACGACACCAGGAATGATAGTGACGGTAGCGATGGCGATTGGTATCGTCACTACTGAACCTGAAGTTCTCAAGCAAACTTGGTTGCATATCAAACTCGGTTTGGTGGTTGTTTTAATTGGCTACCATCATTATTGTGGCCGTCTCCTCAAACAGTTAGCCGAAGATCGATGCACTTGGAGTAGTCAGCAGTTACGGGCTTTGAATGAAGCCCCTACTTTACTGCTAGTTGTAATTGTTTTGCTGGCTGTGTTTAAAAATAGTCTGCCTTTAGATATCACCACTTGGGCGGTCGTGGGTTTAATTATTACTATGGCAGCTACTATTCAGTTGTATGCGAAAAAGCGTAAGCGGGATCAAGAAAAACTCCAGAATGAGGTTCCCCAACAAGAGGCGCAACAAACAATATAA
- a CDS encoding HD family phosphohydrolase produces MYLPQIEQPAELIEQLLAIGTALSGSQDLGELLNLILSKSREITCSDAGSVYLIDRTEDTPKLVFKVAQNDSRSSDSFREFCVPLTPKSLAGYVALTGESLNLPDAYNLPPDVPYQLDRSFDRSIPYHTRSVLVLPMQDAEGEIIGVLQLINRKININAVVTPENVRDVTQPYSAWEEYVVRSLASQAAISIERNQLQKSIENLFEGFVRASVQIIEARDPTTSGHSERVADLVVRLALEASTVTTGPLRLIYFSDRQIQEIRYAALLHDFGKVSTPEAILGKQKKLYPAQLEVIRNRFAVAQRTLEMECAQSKFKYLIEHPSHRHNDSENVCSHCQQLQQLDSQVEDAIAKLNEYWQLLLEANEPHILAQELPERLRELSEYTYQDVDGEMKPLMSPQELSQLMVPRGNLTTAERSIIEAHVTHTYEFLKRIPWTKHLKNVPLIAALHHEKLDGTGYPQALTQAEIPIQTQILTIADIYDALTASDRPYKRRLPVENAIAILRAEAAQSKINTDLVTLFEQRHVFAALGHTLSLEAHSAA; encoded by the coding sequence ATGTATCTGCCCCAAATAGAGCAACCAGCAGAACTAATCGAGCAACTTTTGGCGATAGGGACAGCACTTTCGGGCAGTCAAGATTTAGGAGAATTACTAAATCTGATTTTATCTAAGAGTCGCGAGATTACTTGTAGCGATGCGGGAAGTGTTTATTTAATAGATCGAACTGAAGACACTCCCAAGTTGGTATTTAAAGTAGCACAGAATGATTCTCGATCGAGCGATTCCTTTCGAGAGTTCTGCGTGCCGTTAACTCCAAAAAGTTTGGCGGGGTACGTGGCGCTGACGGGTGAAAGCCTAAATTTGCCAGATGCTTATAATTTACCTCCAGATGTTCCCTACCAGCTGGATCGCAGTTTTGACCGCAGTATTCCCTACCACACGCGCTCAGTGTTGGTGCTGCCAATGCAAGACGCTGAAGGAGAAATTATAGGGGTGCTTCAGCTGATCAATCGCAAGATTAATATTAACGCGGTTGTAACTCCGGAAAATGTGCGGGATGTTACTCAACCTTATTCGGCGTGGGAAGAATACGTTGTGCGAAGTCTTGCTTCTCAGGCGGCGATCTCTATTGAACGCAATCAATTACAAAAGAGTATTGAAAATCTCTTTGAGGGCTTTGTCAGAGCTTCTGTTCAGATTATTGAAGCGCGAGATCCCACGACATCGGGGCATTCTGAGCGAGTTGCAGACTTGGTGGTGCGTCTGGCTCTAGAAGCGAGTACAGTAACCACAGGGCCATTGCGGTTGATTTATTTTAGCGATCGCCAAATCCAAGAAATTCGTTATGCAGCACTGTTGCATGACTTTGGCAAAGTAAGTACACCAGAAGCTATTTTAGGCAAGCAGAAAAAACTTTATCCAGCCCAGCTGGAGGTGATTCGGAACCGCTTTGCTGTAGCGCAGCGCACCTTAGAAATGGAATGCGCCCAGAGTAAGTTTAAATATTTAATTGAGCATCCCAGCCACCGCCACAATGATTCCGAAAACGTCTGTTCCCACTGCCAACAACTGCAACAATTAGATAGCCAAGTTGAAGATGCGATCGCTAAACTCAATGAATATTGGCAGCTATTACTAGAGGCAAACGAACCGCATATTCTAGCCCAAGAGCTTCCAGAACGACTCAGAGAGTTGTCTGAATACACCTATCAAGATGTTGATGGTGAGATGAAGCCGCTGATGTCACCTCAAGAATTGTCTCAACTTATGGTGCCTAGAGGTAATTTGACAACCGCAGAGCGATCAATAATCGAAGCCCACGTCACCCACACCTACGAATTTCTCAAGCGAATTCCCTGGACAAAGCATCTAAAAAATGTTCCCTTGATTGCTGCTTTGCATCACGAAAAACTCGATGGTACTGGCTATCCCCAAGCCTTGACACAGGCAGAAATTCCCATTCAAACCCAGATTTTGACGATTGCAGATATTTACGATGCACTCACAGCAAGCGATCGCCCTTATAAACGTCGATTGCCTGTTGAAAACGCGATCGCCATTCTCAGAGCAGAAGCAGCTCAAAGCAAAATCAACACCGATCTAGTCACCCTGTTCGAGCAACGCCATGTTTTTGCTGCTTTAGGTCACACCCTCTCACTTGAAGCTCATTCAGCAGCTTAG
- the pth gene encoding aminoacyl-tRNA hydrolase: MNNRQMTADNPNATPALVIPQLIVGLGNPEPKYDKTRHNIGFDAVDVLARSWQIPLSENRKFQAQFGEGRGLHGDKIRLLKPLTYMNLSGQAIRACVDWYKIPPESVLVIYDDMDLPLGKIRLRLSGSAGGHNGMKSAIAHLGTQDFPRLRIGIGKTKAEQDAVAHVLGKFSSAENQVLSDVLQLVTQSVEVCLKQGVEKAMSLFNNRSVIPNSP; this comes from the coding sequence ATGAACAATAGACAAATGACCGCTGATAACCCAAATGCAACACCCGCTTTAGTAATTCCCCAGTTAATTGTTGGTTTGGGGAATCCAGAACCTAAGTATGACAAAACGCGGCACAACATTGGTTTTGATGCGGTTGATGTCCTGGCACGTTCTTGGCAAATTCCTTTGAGTGAAAATCGCAAGTTCCAGGCGCAGTTTGGCGAAGGGCGCGGATTACACGGAGACAAGATAAGATTACTTAAGCCCCTCACTTACATGAATCTCTCAGGACAGGCAATTCGCGCTTGTGTTGATTGGTATAAGATTCCCCCAGAGTCGGTGCTGGTGATTTACGACGATATGGATTTACCTCTGGGGAAGATTCGCCTGCGCCTTTCCGGTTCGGCTGGCGGACACAACGGGATGAAGTCAGCGATCGCCCATCTCGGTACTCAAGATTTCCCCCGTCTGCGGATCGGTATTGGCAAAACCAAAGCAGAACAGGACGCGGTTGCTCACGTCCTGGGTAAATTTTCCTCTGCTGAAAATCAAGTTTTGTCTGATGTCCTGCAACTGGTGACTCAGTCAGTGGAAGTATGCCTCAAGCAAGGGGTTGAGAAGGCCATGAGTCTTTTCAATAACCGCTCTGTTATCCCCAATTCGCCTTAG
- the rpsU gene encoding 30S ribosomal protein S21, whose translation MTQVVLGENEGIESALRRFKRQVSKAGILADARYRRHFETPLEKRKRKATTARRKTRRFR comes from the coding sequence ATGACCCAAGTGGTTTTAGGCGAAAATGAAGGAATAGAATCAGCACTGCGGCGCTTTAAGCGGCAAGTCTCCAAAGCGGGAATATTAGCAGATGCAAGGTATCGGCGGCACTTTGAAACTCCCCTAGAGAAGCGTAAGCGCAAGGCAACTACTGCGCGCCGCAAAACAAGACGTTTTCGTTAA
- a CDS encoding DUF2811 domain-containing protein has product MNATISILAEIPEELHESLKNYLETHPDWDHDRVFAAALSLFLLQNGNGNSPEASQSYRKAARVYLETLFQHTV; this is encoded by the coding sequence ATGAACGCAACAATCAGTATCCTGGCAGAAATCCCTGAAGAACTACACGAATCTCTCAAAAACTACCTAGAAACTCATCCTGATTGGGATCATGATCGCGTTTTTGCCGCAGCGCTGTCCCTATTCTTGCTGCAAAATGGTAATGGCAACAGCCCAGAAGCTTCGCAAAGTTATCGCAAAGCAGCACGGGTTTATCTGGAAACCCTTTTCCAGCATACGGTTTGA